Proteins co-encoded in one Gossypium arboreum isolate Shixiya-1 chromosome 11, ASM2569848v2, whole genome shotgun sequence genomic window:
- the LOC108472892 gene encoding protein NUCLEAR FUSION DEFECTIVE 4-like, whose product MVGQSRKWMILIATTWIQAFTGTNFDFSSYSSTLKSVLGISQLQLNYFSVASDMGKAFGWCCGVSLMCLPLWVVLFMAAFLGVFGYGVQWLVIKQVITVPYFLVFVLCLVAGCSICWFNTVCFVLCIRNFPTNRALALSLTISFNGVSAALYTLIANAINPDDETLYLFLNALVPLLASSLALVPILRQPPLQLLSTDTTSRDSFIFFVLNVLAVFTGLYLLLLNSLSSKASRALILLGGALILLLLPLCLPGIVCGRSWARRTVHTPAFCLEGPTFSSFDPDDFDQLHKELIGNDRNNNSSSVNPFSETNKEGLFGMIMEKGRLTVLGEEHPARLLVRRLDFWLYYVAYFCGGTIGLVYSNNLGQIAQSLGYYSQISAIVTLYSSFSFFGRLLSAAPDFMLYKLYFARTGWLAIAVVPTPIAFFLLAASGGEAALLASTAMIGLSSGFIFAAAVSITSELFGPNSVSVNHNILITNIPIGSFLYGLLAALVYDSNVKSSNQENLLEEAMVCMGRDCYQRTFIWWGCISLLGLISSLLLFLRTRPAYYGYQRNRSRTQVS is encoded by the exons ATGGTTGGGCAATCAAGAAAATGGATGATACTGATTGCAACCACATGGATACAGGCTTTTACAGGGACCAACTTCGACTTCTCCTCCTACTCTTCCACATTGAAATCAGTTCTTGGGATATCCCAGCTTCAGTTGAATTATTTTTCTGTTGCTTCAGATATGGGGAAAGCTTTTGGTTGGTGTTGTGGTGTGTCTCTGATGTGTTTGCCATTGTGGGTTGTCCTCTTCATGGCTGCTTTCTTGGGTGTTTTTGGTTATGGAGTTCAATGGCTTGTCATTAAACAAGTCATTACCGTGCCTTATTTCCTG GTATTTGTTCTGTGTTTGGTAGCTGGTTGCAGCATCTGTTGGTTCAACACAGTATGCTTTGTGTTATGCATCCGAAATTTCCCAACCAACAGGGCACTTGCTTTGTCCCTCACCATCAGTTTCAATGGTGTAAGTGCTGCACTTTACACTCTGATTGCCAATGCAATAAACCCCGATGATGAAACCCTCTATCTCTTCTTAAACGCACTTGTACCTCTTCTTGCTTCCAGCTTAGCTCTCGTCCCCATCCTCCGTCAACCACCTTTGCAACTTCTGTCCACGGACACTACTAGTCGGGATTCCTTTATTTTCTTTGTCCTTAATGTTTTAGCTGTTTTCACCGGCCTATATCTTCTCCTTTTGAATTCACTTTCATCTAAGGCATCGAGGGCACTCATTCTCCTAGGGGGTGCCTTAATCCTTTTGCTCCTACCTTTGTGTTTACCAGGCATTGTATGTGGCAGGAGCTGGGCTCGTCGTACTGTCCATACCCCCGCCTTTTGTCTTGAAGGCCCCACCTTCAGCTCGTTTGATCCTGATGACTTTGATCAGCTCCATAAGGAATTGATTGGAAATGACAGAAATAATAATAGCTCGAGTGTCAATCCGTTTTCTGAAACAAACAAAGAAGGGTTGTTCGGGATGATAATGGAGAAAGGCAGGCTAACAGTGCTAGGTGAGGAACACCCGGCTAGATTGCTAGTCCGCCGATTGGATTTCTGGCTATATTATGTGGCCTATTTCTGTGGAGGGACAATAGGGCTGGTTTATAGCAATAATCTAGGCCAGATCGCCCAATCACTCGGATACTACTCCCAGATTAGTGCCATCGTGACTCTGTACTCCTCTTTCTCATTCTTCGGTCGTTTGCTATCAGCTGCCCCGGATTTCATGCTTTA CAAGTTGTATTTTGCACGAACAGGGTGGCTAGCAATAGCAGTGGTGCCAACACCAATAGCCTTCTTTTTACTTGCTGCATCAGGCGGTGAGGCGGCATTGCTGGCTAGCACAGCCATGATCGGATTAAGCTCCGGGTTCATATTTGCAGCGGCCGTTTCCATCACATCAGAGCTATTTGGTCCTAATAGTGTGAGTGTCAACCACAACATCCTCATCACCAACATCCCCATCGGGTCGTTCCTTTACGGTCTCCTTGCAGCATTAGTGTATGATTCTAATGTGAAAAGTTCCAACCAGGAGAACTTGTTGGAGGAAGCAATGGTGTGCATGGGCAGGGACTGCTATCAGCGGACATTCATCTGGTGGGGCTGCATTTCCCTCTTAGGCCTAATCTCCAGTTTGCTGCTGTTCTTAAGGACCCGACCTGCTTATTATGGCTACCAAAGGAACAGGAGTCGAACACAGGTTTCGTAG